The following coding sequences are from one Triticum aestivum cultivar Chinese Spring chromosome 5A, IWGSC CS RefSeq v2.1, whole genome shotgun sequence window:
- the LOC123101310 gene encoding uncharacterized protein → MDNRQPAEAPRKTLQESSPHDTSHGWRNHDPRRSPAGRTSRLAKAVGSNLRLRAVAATDARHGTGRRRGNHPPANRPLLDPGAPPLTLTRPSLALSPTPSRPIFLSASPERCHCPGHLAGVLSVDTATWEGVHELRSSPLHRLRPPVQAGRPHIAGSELSSPSAAVRLPPSIPSPCAPKPLNEPFLSSTMSEPRNQMPPPMPTTTWRPATTRSS, encoded by the exons ATGGACAATCGACAGCCGGCCGAGGCGCCCAGGAAAACGTTACAGGAGTCCTCCCCACATGACACGAGCCATGGCTGGCGCAACCATGACCCGCGGCGGTCACCAGCAGGACGGACGAGCCGGCTGGCGAAGGCCGTCGGCAGTAACCTCCGCCTGCGCG CCGTGGCTGCCACCGATGCCCGCCACGGCACCGGTCGGCGCCGTGGCAACCATCCGCCGGCGAACCGCCCCCTACTAGACCCTGGCGCGCCCCCGCTAACCCTAACGCGcccctccctcgctctctcccccaCACCCTCGCGCCCCATCTTCCTCTCCGCCTCGCCCGAGCGCTGCCATTGCCctggccacctcgccggcgtgctCTCCGTCGACACCGCGACATGGGAAGGCGTCCACGAGCTCCGCAGCTCCCCTCTGCATCGACTACGGCCACCAGTTCAAGCCGGGCGCCCCCACATCGCTGGATCCGAGCTCTCTTCCCCGTCGGCCGCCGTGCGCCTCCCGCCATCGATCCCGTCTCCCTGCGCTCCTAAACCGCTCAATGAGCCTTTCTTGAGCTCCACG atgtcggagcccaggaaccagatgccaccgccgatgcctactactacgtggagaccagcgacgaccaggagtagttag